The Bacillus sp. es.036 genomic sequence TCTAAAAACTTGTGTCCACTTAGAAATATCACAAAAAAAGCCCCTCAAACCTCTATAGTGAGGCTTGGAGGACTTAAGAAATGCTACTCTAAATTCGCATGTTTCCCATACATTTTATTCGTATCTAAACCTTTCTTCTCCATGAATCGCAAAATAATTGCATCATAGAAAAGCAAAAGGGTTTGTTCGAATAACGATCCCATTGGTTGAATGGTTTCGTAGTTACCAGACTGATCTTTGGGAGAGCCTGGTAGTGTTACGATAATATCTGCTAATTCACCAATTGTAGAGTTGGGATTAATTGTAACAGCCGCAATTTTTCCACCAATGTTCGCAGCTTTCTTCGCAATAGAGACGAGCTGCTTGGTTTCACCAGAACCTGATCCAATGATGATTAGATCACCTTCTTCAAAGGTTGGTGTGACTGTTTCGCCAACAACGTAAGCATCGATGCCCATATGCATCATGCGCATGGCAAAGGACTTTGCCATGAAGCCAGAGCGACCACCGCCAGCAACGAATACTTTCTTGGCTGCTAGTATTTCATTGGCGAGCTGTTCAGCTTCTTCGTCAGCAATGAGATCTACTGAACGATTTAGCTCATCAATAATTTCAGCTAAATAGTGAGTAGTCTGCATAGTAGTATTATCCTTTAATAAGCTTTTGCATTTTTGATGCAACGGCTTTTTTATCGTCTTCACCAGTAATACCGCCACCTACGATGACAAGGTCTGGTTGTACTTTTACAACTTCTTCAAGAGAATCAAGCTTAATCCCACCAGCGATAGCGGTTTTGGCATTCTTCACAACGCCTTTGATTGTTTCAAGGTCTTCGAAAGAATTCTGGCCTTTTGCTTGAAGGTCATAACCAGTGTGAACACAAATATAGTCAACACCTAGTGCATCTACTTCTTTCGCACGAGTTGCAAGGTCTTTCACTGCCATCATATCTACAAGGATTTCTTTCCCTTGTTTCTTCGCTTCTTCAACAGCACCTTTGATTGATTCATCTTCAGCGGCACCAAGAATTGTAATGATATCTGCATTTGATTCAGAGGCTTTCATCACTTCATAACCTGCAGCATCCATAATTTTAAGGTCTGCAAGAACTTCAAGGTTAGGGAATGCGGCTTTCATTTCTTTAACAGCGCGAAGACCTTCGTTGATAACGATCGGCGTACCGATTTCAACGATATCAATGTGCTCCTGAACCTCTTTCACTAGTTCAATTCCTTCTTCTGTGTTTACCAAGTCTAATGCTAGCTGTAATTTCATAATACGTTCACTCCCAATCCATATTTTTTCTTTCTCTCTCTTATCCGACACCAATATAATCGATCTGATGGTGTAGTAGCAAGTATACTGCTTACTATCACATCATGTAAGTACGCACATTAAACTTACATAGTGTCAAAAAGTATACTATGAGTTATAATGGGCTTATACGGAGGTGATTTCGTGTCACGCACCCAGGATAAAACATTCTATTGTGAAAAAGAATTAACGCTTGCGGTTATCGGAGGCAAGTGGAAAATGCTGATTTTATGGCATTTAGGCAAGCAGGGTACAAAACGATTTGGTGAATTAAAGTCCCTTATGCCGGGAATTACACAGCGTATGCTAGTAAATCAGCTAAGAGAATTAGAAGATGACCAAATTGTTCATCGAGAAGTGTACCCAGTTGTCCCTCCGAAGGTAGAGTATTCCCTTACAGAGCAAGGTGAAACATTAATGCCAATACTCGACTCCATGTATGAGTGGGGCAAGAATTACAATCAAAATGTCCTTGGCAAACCGATTGAAACGAAAGAGTCGGTATAAAACACAAAACCCCTGCGCGCTCTGTACAGAGCGCGCAGGGGTTTTACAGGTTAGTGTTCAACCAATAACTGTATTTCTTCTTTGATTGTTTCCCATGCAAAAGATGTTGTGTCGATTAATATGAAGTGTTCCGCTGAAGGAAGCTCAATCAGTTTTACAAAATCACCTTCACCTTCAGCTTCCCGCTGATAGTAGTCGCTAATGCCGATTGGTACGTTAATATCTAATGCACCGTGAACGAGAATTTGCTGAACGCCAAGAGGAAGAAGTTCTACTGGTGATGCGTTTTTGTACCGATCTGGATAGTGCTCTGGTGAACCCCCTATCAGTTCAGCCGTTGGATTGTTGGGGGCAAGAGAAAGAGCTTGATCTCTATAGTTGTGAACGCCATACATCATTTCGAGATCGTTCACCCCTGCTAGACTAACCACTCCATGAAGAGGAAGAGGTTTCTTGATATATAATTCACTACTCTCGTCAATGCGACCTCGCGCAGCAAGCCATGTTGCTAGATGACCTCCAGCTGAATGCCCAATTGTAACAACCTTATCAAGGTTAAGAGGGTAAGAATCAGCAAGCGTCCTTATGTAGTCTGTTGCTTGTGCTGCATCAGTAAATGTTCCAGGATAGCCGCCACCTTGTTGCCCAGTTCGACGGTATTCAATATTCCATGTGGCAAATCCACTTGCTGTTAAATCTTCCACTACTTCTCTCATGATCTCGAGTGTAAATTGTTTTCTCCAAAAGCCCCCGTGAATGACAACGGCAATCGGAAAAGGGCCATCTCCTTTCGGAAGACGCAATTCACCAAATTGATTTTCGTTTTCACCATAGAATATCTTTTCCACGTTGTTAACCACCTCTCTGATCGAAATGACATGCCCCTTCATTATCGCATATCACGTGACACTTTCATCAGATGTTGCACTTAAAAAGCCAATCAATAAACGATTGGCTTTACTGCGAAAAAAGAATAATGATGCCTAGTTACCTAGCTTTATGCCTCTTGCAACGCTATAAAAATTATTTACAATCATAAATGATCCCGTATTGCCTCCACCGGATCCGCTAACCGTATTACTTACGGAGATTGGAGAGATCGTGTGCGCACACTGAACTACCGTTCCGCTGTTGTTCGTAATGATCACTGGCCCTCTAATAAAACAACCCATCTATTTCACTCCTCAAAAGCCGTCTTCTGATAGCAGTATATGGACAAACTGAGTGAATGGTGTGGACATGTATTGAGAATCAGCGTCTATATAGAATTAATCATAAAAATAGGAGCCAGCTGCCTGACCCCTAAGTAACGCGTTAACTTATGAAAAGGGCTTGAGCAAAGGTGATGCCCCCTGTGATGAGTAAAAAGACGAAGCTATATTTGAGAGTGAAACGGAAGAGATCTCCTTCGCGTCCTACAAGACCAACCGCACCTGTTGCAACGGCGATAGACTGTGGAGATAGCATTTTTGCCATCACGCCACCTGCTGTATTCGCAGCAACGAGCACCATCGGAAGAACAGCGATTTGTTGAGCGGTAATCTGTTGTAGATTCCCGAATAGTGCGTTGTTAGATGTAACAGAACCTGTTAAGAATACGCCAATCCATCCAAGCAGTGGAGAGAGGAATGGGAAGACGCCACCTGTTGCAGCAAGGGCTAGACCTAATGTAGAGCTCATTCCACTATAATTTGCAATGAAGGCGAATCCTAGCACCATCATAATTGTAAGAACGGGCTTTTGAAGTTCTTTTACCGTTTCAACAAAAGCTTCTAGCGCCGCTTTAGGACTCATTCTAAGAATAAAAATAGATAGGATCGCAGCGATGAAAATGGCTGTTCCTGTTGCTGAAAGAAGATCAAGTTTCAACATCGCCCCATATGGTGTAGGTTCACTTACAATTGGTGCTGTTTTAATAACGAGATTATGGAGTCCAGGTACAGGAATTTGAAGAATCGTTGCTTCAAGTAATCCGCCTTCTACAAATAAATTTTTGAAAGGTTTTAAACTCCAGATTGTGACCATTCCTGTTAACGCAATGAATGGAGACCATGCTTTTAAAATTCTACCTGCTGTTAGCTGAGCTTCAGGGTCAAGAGAAACAGCCAGTTGTGCCTCCACTTCAGGGTTAATTCCATGAGTTTGTTGCATTTTGGGATGCCATATTTTCACGAATACAGCTACGGCTACTAAACTAACGATGGAAGAAGTAATGTTAGGGAGTTCAGGTCCAATAAATGTGACTGTAGCCCATTGAGTAATGGCATATGTGCTACCGGCAACGAGAGCTGCTGGCCATACTTCTTTCAAGCCTTTCATACCATCCATAATGACGACGAGTAGGAATGGAATTGTGAAAGAGATAAAGGGAAGAGACGTGCCGAGAAATTGCCCAATTTCCATTGGAGCGAGTCCACTTACTTGACCAGCAACAATGACGGGGATGCCCATTGCGCCAAAAGCACCGCTAGCTGTATTGGCGATTAAACATAGTCCAGCTGCTTTAAGTGGTTCGAATCCAAGTCCGACAAGAAGGGCTGCTGTAATCGCAATCGGTGCTCCAAAACCAGCTGCGCCTTCAAGAAACGCATTGAATGAAAAGGCGACGAGCAACATTTGAATTCGTTTGTCATCCGTAATGGATACAATGGAACTCCTGATAATGTCGAATTGCCCACTTTTTACAGAAAGTTTATAAAGGTAGACCGCTCCAATAACGATGTAAGAAATTGGCCATAAGCCAAATGCAAATCCGTAACCAGTTGTGGCTGCAACCATCGAGATCGGCATATCATAGAAGAGAATCGCAATCACGATAGCGAGCATCACTGTAACCGTAGCAGCGATATGCCCTTTCATTCGAAAAGCGGTAAGAGCAAGAAAGAAAAAGATAATCGGGATAAGAGCAATAAAAGCGGATAGCCAGATGTTAGTAAATGGATCATATACTTGTGTCCATGTTTCCATGGGAGATCACCTCTTAAGCGTTATAGTAGGGTTTCATTTCACTGTCTCAAAACAGGGTTTCATTGCTTCTCGTAACGTCCTTGCAGAATGGTGCAATTGCTTCATCTCTGTCTCTGTGAGGTCAAGCTCCACAATTTCTCGAATACCGTTTCTGTCGATAATGGCAGGGGCGCCAATATAGATGTCATCAAGACCATATTCACCTTGCATCAATGTTGAAATCGTTAGGATAGAGCGTTCGTTTCTTAGAATTGCCTTTGTCAGACGAACAAGTCCCATTGCAATACCGTAATAAGTTGCGCCTTTCCGATTAATGATGTGGTAAGCTGCGTCGCGGACGTTCATAAAAATCTCTTCAAGTACTGGCAGCTCTTCTTCTGATAGCATTTGCGTTACTGGCCGACTACTAATGGTTGCGTGACTCCAAACTGGAAGCTCCGTATCGCCATGCTCGCCGAGGATATAAGCATGTACATTTCTAGAATCGACGTGGAAATGATCGCCGATTAAGTAACGGAGTCTTGCGGTATCAAGAATCGTACCAGAACCAATAACACGTTCCATCGGTAGACCAGAGAATTTCCATGTAGCGTAAGAGAGGATATCCACTGGATTCGTTGCTACGATGAATAGTCCGTCAAAACCACTCTCCATAACGGTAGTAACAATTCCCCTGAAGATGTTTACATTCTTTTCAACAAGATCAAGTCTCGTTTCCCCAGGCTTCTGATTTGCCCCAGCTGTAATTACGACAATGTCAGCATCTCGACAGTCTTCATAATCCCCTGCCCAAATTCTCATAGCTGACCCAAACGGCATCCCGTGATTTAAATCTCTGGCTTCTCCTTCAGCTTTTTCTTTATTTAAGTCAATGAGAACCATTTCATTCACAACTTCTTGATTTAATAAGGCGAAAGCATAGCTTGTTCCAACAAATCCAGTTCCAATGACGGCGACTCTCGTTGTATATCGTTCGTTTTTCATATCAATTCCACCAATCTATTGTTTGTGATGTCTTTCACATACATAATATAACGTGGATTTAATTGCTCATATGTGACAAAGATCACATGAAAAGGTTTACATATAAAATTAATTTTAAAAGGTAAAATAAACATGATTAAATGAGAAATCTATGTAAAAAACGCTCAAATTTTGAGCGTTTTGTTTTTTACCAGAAAAAGAAAGGTGACCAGCTATAAGCAGCGATGGAGGCAAGACCGACTGCAATGAGAGCCGCTCCGAAAAAAAAGTAGCTACCAAAGCCGGGACCGTCGTTTCCGCCGCCCTCCATCGGGCGCAGGTAGACATTGTCACGATCACAGTGGTCGATGTATCCATAGTGCGTAGTGCCATCGTGGCAGCGAATGGCTACACATCTGCCAACATTATTATTGAATTTCTCGTGATAAGACATGTTATTCCTCATTTCTAGTTTAGTGTAAGAGTCACGAAACTCTCCGAACTTGCTAGATACATTATTACTCTATGAAATAAACATAGAGGAGGTTTGGACAGGAATGGAATTGAAGCAAAATAACAACACTTTAATAAAAGAAATTAAGTAGCTATGATAAAGATACAATAGAGGAGGTGCGGGATGGACACGATTAAACCACTGGGGTCATTTTATAGAGTGGATGATGAAGGCCATTTGGTAAACGATACGTCGTGGGAGAAAATTGATCGAAACTATCGAAATGCGATCAGACGTGCTGTTGAAATTTTAACTCTAGCAATCCCTATAAGCAGCATTTACTTAAGGGGATCAGTGCCAAAGGGGAATGGAATTGAGGGTATATCGGATCTTGATTTCATAGTTTTAACGGACCAAGATAATGAAAAAGCAGCTGAGTTCCTAAATGAAAAACTAACAGATGAATTTCCATGGGTGAGTGGTTGTGAGGTAAGTTTTTTTTCACATCAAAAGCTAGGAAAATTAACGCGCTTTTCAATCATTCCATTTATGCTCAAAACGTCTAGTCTCTGTGTATACGGAAACGACGTGACAAATGATATTCCGAATTTTAAGCCAGACCGAGCCCTTGCCAATGATCATCTCATTCAGCTGCGAAAACATATTAATCAGGCGAAAAAAGAGCTGCTCGGCAATGAAGATGCGGAAGATATTGCGGATTGCTGTACATGGATTATGAAAATAATTGTTCGTAGTGGACTAGCGCTTGTCATGGAACAAAAGCCAATGTATACAAGAGATCTATATCCAGCGTATGCGTTATTTAGCGCTCATTACTCACAGAAAGAACAAGAAATGAAGCAGGCCATAACATATGCGATTGTACCTTCTAAATCTGCAGATGAAATAACTCGTTTTTTGAATGGGTTTGGGGAATGGATGATTCAAGAATCAAATCAATGGTTAGATCAATACAATCCGAGTCGAGTACCTTATATGCCTATAACATAATAGCTAAATGAAAAGACCGGAGATCAAGAAAATGATCTTCGGCCTTTTTTCATTTATAAATAGGTGATTAACGCGATTCCGCCTAAGAACAAACCACTTAGAATGAGTTTACCGAAAAGGGGGAGTTGTTCTTTTCCCTTTTCGTTGATTCGTTCTTCTTCTTCATCAATAGTCGTTTTATATTTTGAATGACAGCAGCCCATATCAT encodes the following:
- the hxlA gene encoding 3-hexulose-6-phosphate synthase, whose protein sequence is MKLQLALDLVNTEEGIELVKEVQEHIDIVEIGTPIVINEGLRAVKEMKAAFPNLEVLADLKIMDAAGYEVMKASESNADIITILGAAEDESIKGAVEEAKKQGKEILVDMMAVKDLATRAKEVDALGVDYICVHTGYDLQAKGQNSFEDLETIKGVVKNAKTAIAGGIKLDSLEEVVKVQPDLVIVGGGITGEDDKKAVASKMQKLIKG
- a CDS encoding nucleotidyltransferase, translated to MDTIKPLGSFYRVDDEGHLVNDTSWEKIDRNYRNAIRRAVEILTLAIPISSIYLRGSVPKGNGIEGISDLDFIVLTDQDNEKAAEFLNEKLTDEFPWVSGCEVSFFSHQKLGKLTRFSIIPFMLKTSSLCVYGNDVTNDIPNFKPDRALANDHLIQLRKHINQAKKELLGNEDAEDIADCCTWIMKIIVRSGLALVMEQKPMYTRDLYPAYALFSAHYSQKEQEMKQAITYAIVPSKSADEITRFLNGFGEWMIQESNQWLDQYNPSRVPYMPIT
- the hxlB gene encoding 6-phospho-3-hexuloisomerase yields the protein MQTTHYLAEIIDELNRSVDLIADEEAEQLANEILAAKKVFVAGGGRSGFMAKSFAMRMMHMGIDAYVVGETVTPTFEEGDLIIIGSGSGETKQLVSIAKKAANIGGKIAAVTINPNSTIGELADIIVTLPGSPKDQSGNYETIQPMGSLFEQTLLLFYDAIILRFMEKKGLDTNKMYGKHANLE
- a CDS encoding winged helix-turn-helix transcriptional regulator — protein: MSRTQDKTFYCEKELTLAVIGGKWKMLILWHLGKQGTKRFGELKSLMPGITQRMLVNQLRELEDDQIVHREVYPVVPPKVEYSLTEQGETLMPILDSMYEWGKNYNQNVLGKPIETKESV
- a CDS encoding lactate permease LctP family transporter — encoded protein: METWTQVYDPFTNIWLSAFIALIPIIFFFLALTAFRMKGHIAATVTVMLAIVIAILFYDMPISMVAATTGYGFAFGLWPISYIVIGAVYLYKLSVKSGQFDIIRSSIVSITDDKRIQMLLVAFSFNAFLEGAAGFGAPIAITAALLVGLGFEPLKAAGLCLIANTASGAFGAMGIPVIVAGQVSGLAPMEIGQFLGTSLPFISFTIPFLLVVIMDGMKGLKEVWPAALVAGSTYAITQWATVTFIGPELPNITSSIVSLVAVAVFVKIWHPKMQQTHGINPEVEAQLAVSLDPEAQLTAGRILKAWSPFIALTGMVTIWSLKPFKNLFVEGGLLEATILQIPVPGLHNLVIKTAPIVSEPTPYGAMLKLDLLSATGTAIFIAAILSIFILRMSPKAALEAFVETVKELQKPVLTIMMVLGFAFIANYSGMSSTLGLALAATGGVFPFLSPLLGWIGVFLTGSVTSNNALFGNLQQITAQQIAVLPMVLVAANTAGGVMAKMLSPQSIAVATGAVGLVGREGDLFRFTLKYSFVFLLITGGITFAQALFIS
- a CDS encoding alpha/beta hydrolase family protein, coding for MEKIFYGENENQFGELRLPKGDGPFPIAVVIHGGFWRKQFTLEIMREVVEDLTASGFATWNIEYRRTGQQGGGYPGTFTDAAQATDYIRTLADSYPLNLDKVVTIGHSAGGHLATWLAARGRIDESSELYIKKPLPLHGVVSLAGVNDLEMMYGVHNYRDQALSLAPNNPTAELIGGSPEHYPDRYKNASPVELLPLGVQQILVHGALDINVPIGISDYYQREAEGEGDFVKLIELPSAEHFILIDTTSFAWETIKEEIQLLVEH
- a CDS encoding L-lactate dehydrogenase; this encodes MKNERYTTRVAVIGTGFVGTSYAFALLNQEVVNEMVLIDLNKEKAEGEARDLNHGMPFGSAMRIWAGDYEDCRDADIVVITAGANQKPGETRLDLVEKNVNIFRGIVTTVMESGFDGLFIVATNPVDILSYATWKFSGLPMERVIGSGTILDTARLRYLIGDHFHVDSRNVHAYILGEHGDTELPVWSHATISSRPVTQMLSEEELPVLEEIFMNVRDAAYHIINRKGATYYGIAMGLVRLTKAILRNERSILTISTLMQGEYGLDDIYIGAPAIIDRNGIREIVELDLTETEMKQLHHSARTLREAMKPCFETVK